In Dietzia sp. ANT_WB102, the sequence CATCGTGCCCCACTGCTCCGACAGGGCATCTGCGGCTCAGGGCCCGGGGGGGTTTACTCGTCCTCATGACCGGTGGGGAGCAGGACATCGTAGGACAGGTCGAGCGGGCGGTGGACCGACTGGCGCACAGGCGGGTCGGCGTCGTGATGGCTGCCGGACCACCGGGCCGCGTCCACACCGCCTCCCGCGGGGACACCGGCCGGGATGAGACTCCGGACGCCCGCACGCTCTTCGAGATCGGCTCCATCACCAAGGTGTTCACCGCACTGTTGCTGGCCGACGGTGTCGTCCGGGGGCAGTGGCGGCTCGACACCCCTGTCCGGGACCTGCTTCCCGCCGGCACGGATCTGCCGGGACGGGGCGGCGACCCGATCACACTGCAGCAACTCGCGACCCACACTTCCGGGCTACCGCGATCACCCGGCCGGTTGGGGCTCCGGGAGAACCTCGCCTACCTGCGCACGGGGGCGGATCCCTATGCGGACCTCACCGAGCGGGTCGTCCTGTCGGGCCTCCGGGACGTCCGCCCGCGTCGACGCCCGGGGCAGGGTACGCCGAAGTACTCGAACCTCGGCTTCGGCCTCCTCGGCATCGCGATGACCAGCGCGACGGGCGCCGACTTCGGGGAGCTCGCCAGGGACCGGATCTGCGGACCGCTGGGCATGCCCGACACCGTGACCGAGGACCTGATGACCGACGATCAGCGGCGCCGGACGGCCCTGGGGCACCGCAGCCGGCGCCGCGGCGCCGAGCCGTGGCCGCTGCGTGGCATCCCGGGCGCGGGAGCACTGCGCTCCACGGCATCCGACATGGCGCGATTCCTCGCTGCGCATCTTGATCCCTCGACCACCGCCCTCGAGGACGCGGTCCGACTCACCCAGGCGACGCCGCCGTCAGGTCCCGGGCGGATGGGGCTCGGCTGGCATCGCGCTGGCGAGGGCACCCTGTGGCACAACGGCGGGACCGGCGGGTTCCGGGCGATCGCCGTCGTCGACCAGCTCGGCGGGAGCCTCGCGGTGACCCTCGTCAATCAGACCAGGGGAGCTGATCTGCCCACCTTCCGACTGATCCGCGGCATCAGCTCCTGACCACCGTGATCCGCCGGCTCGGCCGTTGCGGCTCTCGTCGTCGTCGACGTCCTTCACCCCCGGAGGCCATACTGGGCCGCATGGCGCAGACATGGAAGCAGATCGTGGAGGCCGACCCCGAGCACTCCCGGCGGTACGCCCGACGTTGGGACGACATGGTGGCCGAGGGCGTGGACATCGACGGCGAGGCGCGGCTGGCCGACGCCATGGCGCCGCGGCGCGCGCGGATACTCGACGTGGGCTGCGGGCAGGGTCGGATGGGCGCCTACCTGCACGAGCGAGGCCACCGAGTCACCGGGGTAGACCTCGACCCCTACCTCATCGAGCGGGCGCGCGAGTCGTGCCCCGGGGCCACGTGGGAAGTCGCGGACCTGGCCGACGAGGACTGGGCCCGCGGGCCGTACGACCTCGCGGTGTCGGCGGGCAACGTCCTCGCCTTCGTGGACCCCTCCGACCGCCACGCCGTGCTGACCAACCTCGCCGCCCGGCTGGCGACCGCCGACGAAGGCACAGACGGACGCGCCGGGCGGCTGGTGGTGGGTTTCGGACTCGACCGGGGCTGGACGCGCGAGGAATTCGACCGCGACGCCGAACGGGCCGGATTGCGGGTGCAGCAGCGGTGGTCGACGTGGGATCTCCTGCCATTCGGAGACGACAGTGGCTTCATGATCGCGGTTCTGGTTGTCTGACTCGTTCCAGTAGTGCCACTGGCCTCATCGGTAAGCTGGAAGCTATGACCATGAGCCACCTCGACGCCCCCGACCTCATCGGCCAGACGGACGCCGACAGGCCCGTTGCGGACCCGACCCGCGACGCTGTCCACGACGCCGCCCGTCGCGCCCAGGCAGCCTCGCGCGAGCTCGCTCTGCTCACGGCGGACCGTAAGAACGCTCTGCTGCTGGCCGCCGCCGACGCACTGGAGGCCGCGGAGGCGACGATCCTCGAGGCCAACGCGCGAGACATCGCCGAGCAGGCCGAGGCTGGGATGAGTGAGGCCATGCTCGACCGGTTGCGGCTGAACGCCGATCGCATCGAAGGCATCGCCGGCGGTCTACGACAGGTGGCCGGTCTGGCCGATCCCATCGGGACTGTCACCCGCGGGACGACCCGGCCCAACGGCTTGCAGTTGCGACAGGTGCGAGTACCGCTGGGCGTGATCGGGATGATCTACGAGGGGCGACCCAACGTCACAGTGGACGCATTCGGTCTGGCGTTCAAGTCTGGCAACGCCGCCCTTCTGCGGGGCTCGCGCTCGGCCCGCAACTCCAACGAGGCCCTAGTCGAGGTCGTGCGCGGCGTCCTCGCCGAGCACGGCTTGCCCGTGGACGCGGCCCAGCTCCTGCCGTCCGAGGACCGCTCATCGGTCACGCACCTCATCCAGGCGCGCGGCCTGGTCGATGTCGTCATCCCCCGCGGCGGGGCTGGTCTCATTCAGACCGTCGTGGAGAACGCCAAGGTCCCGGCCATCGAGACGGGCACCGGAAACTGTCATCTCTACATCCATGGAGACGCGGACCTGGATGAAGCGATCAGTCTGCTGCTCAATGGCAAGACCCGGCGGTGCAGCGTCTGCAACGCCACCGAGACCGTTTTGCTCGACGCCGCTCTCGGCGACGCGGCCGTGGACCGCGTCGTAGGGGCGCTGAAGTCCGCCGGTGTCACCGTCCACGGTGACCGCGAGGGCCTGGTGCCGGCCGACGACGTCGACTGGGGCGAGGAATACCTGAGCCTGGACATCGCGCTCAAGGTGGTCGACGGGGTGGACGAGGCGATCGATCACATCGCCCGCTGGTCGTCGGGCCACACCGAGGCCATCTCCACCCGAAGCATCGACGTGGCGGACCAGTTCTGTGCTCGCGTCGACGCGGCAGCGGTGATGGTCAACGCCTCCACCGCCTGGACCGATGGCGAGATGTTCGGCTTCGGCGCCGAGATCGGTATCTCCACCCAGAAGCTCCACGCCCGCGGCCCGATGGGGCTCGAGGAGCTGACCAGCACCAAGTGGATCGCCCATGGCAAGGGGCACGTGCGGCCGTAGACGCCGCGCGCCCGGGCCGATCACCGACCCGCCACCGACGAACCCGAACCGAAAAGGACCCACCCGATGGACCGAGCTCGCACCGCCCAGCGCCCTGCTTTTGAGAGTATCGACCACGTCATCGATGCGCTCGGCGGACAGGGGTACCTGGCCGACCGTTCGACGGCGACCGTGGTCTACCTCGCCGACCGGCTGGGAAAGCCGTTGCTCATCGAGGGCCCGGCAGGCGTTGGCAAGACGGAACTCGCCAAGGCCGTCGCCTCCGCCACTGAGGCGGAACTCATCCGCCTCCAGTGCTACGAGGGCGTGGACGAGGCCCGTGCGCTCTACGAGTGGAATCACGCCAAGCAGATCCTGCGGATCCAGGCCGGCCAAGGCGAGGGCTGGGACTCCACGCGCGACGACGTGTTCTCCGAGGAGTTCCTGCTGTCCCGGCCGTTGCTCACCGCGATCCGGCGCAGCGAGCCCACTGTGCTGTTGGTCGACGAGGTTGACAAGGCCGACATCGAGATCGAGGGCCTCCTGTTGGAGGTGCTCAGCGATTTCGCGGTGACCATCCCCGAACTCGGAACTATCGAGGCGACCCGCCGTCCCTTCGTGGTCCTCACCTCTAATGCGGCCCGCGAACTGTCCGAGGCGCTCAAGCGGCGCTGCTTGTACCTGCACCTCGACTTCCCGACGCCCGAGTTGGAGCGCAAGATTCTCGCCTCCCGGGTGCCTGAACTCGACGACCGACTGGCCGAGCAGCTCGTTCGGGTGGTGGGGGTACTGCGCGCGATGGCGCTCAAGAAGGTGCCGAGCGTGTCGGAGACCATCGACTGGGGTCGCACCCTGGTGGCACTCGGACTGGACACGATCGACGACGAGGTCGTCCTGCAGACGCTCGGCGTGGTGCTCAAGCACCAGTCAGACCAACTGCGTGCGGCCGCCGAGTTGCGGCTCAACTAGACCATGAGCGATCGGGAGGTGGGCGGAATGACCAAGGGGACCCCGGGCGGGATGTCCGGCCACCTGGTCGACTTCGTCGACGCGTTACGCCGCAAAGGCATCCCCGTCGGCCCGAGCGAGACCGTGGACGCCGCCGCGGCGATGGTGCATGTCGACCTTCTCGACCGCGCCGCGCTGCGCGAGGCGCTGGCCTCGACGATCCTGCACAAGGCCACCCACCGCGGGGTGTTCGATCAGCTCTTCGACCTGTGGTTCCCGTCCGCCGTCGGGGCCCACGCGCCGGGCGACGCGGTGACGCTCGAAGTCGAGATCCCGACCGACGACGACGGCAAGGTGGATCCAGAGGCCCTGAACGAGCTCATCGCCTCGCTCCTGCTCGAGGACACCGAGGAGTCGCGTGCCAAGGCCCGGGCGTTGGCGGAACTGCTGGTCGAGCAGCTCGGCTCGTACGACTCGGTCAACGGCCCGCGCTACTCCGCCTACCAGGCACTGAGCCCGCTCGACACCAATACGATCATGCAGCGGATCCTGGACGGGTTGCTGGGCGCCGACCCCTTTGACCCGGACGGTGCCAAGCGGCACGCCGAGAAGACCGCCGCCGCGAACTCGGCCGCCGACATGGTCCGCGGTTTCCTGCGAGAGGTCGCAGACGAGACCCGCCGCCGCACCGCCGAAACCGTGGGCCGTGACCGCGTCGCCCAGTACGCGGTGGGGCCCGCGGCCGAGCAGGTCGACTTCCTGCGCGCGAACGACCAGGACTTGCAGGCACTGCGCCGAAAAGTGGGGCCGCTGGCCAGGCAACTCGGGAGCCGCCTGGCGGCGCGCCGGCGACGCCACCGTCACGGCGCGATCGATATGCGCAAAACCATGCGCCGGTCCATGTCCACCGGCGGTGTCCCGGTGGAGCTGGTGTTGCGTAAGCCACGGCCGGCCAGGCCGGAGCTGGTAGTCCTGTGCGACGTGTCCGGCTCGGTGGCCGGGTTCAGCCACTTCACCCTCCAACTGGTGCACTCGCTGCGCGAGCAGTTCTCCCGCGTTCGGGTATTCGCCTTCGTCGACACTACCGACGAGGTGACCTCGTTCTTCGAGACCGGATCGGACCTCGGTTCCGCGATGGGCCGGATGGTCCGTGAGGCCGAGATCGTCACCTATGATGGCCACTCCGACTACGGACACGCGCTGAGGGGATTCGCGGACAAGTTTGCGCACACCCTGACCCGGACGGGGTCGCTGCTCATCCTGGGGGACGGGCGAAACAATTACCGGGACCCGTCGGTCGAAGCGCTCGAGTTCGTCAGCGAGCGGGTCGGGCACACCCACTGGCTCAACCCGGAGCCCAAGCGGCAGTGGGGGACGGGCGACTCGGCGGCCAAGCTGTACTCCCAGTACGTTCCCATGCACGAGTGCCGCAACATCGAACAGCTCACGAACGTCGTCGCGAGCTTGCTCCCCGTGTGAGCGATAGGGACGGCGGGGCGCGGCAGACGACTGCCCGTCACCCCCGACCGATAGACTCACCGACCATGACCACGACGGGTAGCCCCGACGGCGCACGACGCCGTATCGGAGTGATGGGCGGGACCTTCGACCCCATCCACCACGGCCACCTCGTCGCGGCGAGCGAGGTGGCCCACCGGTTCGGTCTCGACGACGTCGTGTTCGTCCCCACCGGGCAGCCGTGGCAGAAGCGCGGCCGGGAGGTCTCCCCGGCCGAGGACCGGTATCTCATGACGGTCATCGCCACGGCCTCCAACCCACGATTCTCGGTCAGCCGTGTTGATATCGACCGCGGCGGTCCGACGTACACCCTGGACACGCTCAAGGACCTGCTGAGTCAGCACCCGGACACCGATCTGTACTTCATCACCGGAGCCGACGCGCTGGAGAAGATCGTCACTTGGCGCGGGTGGGAGGAAATGTTCGAAGTTGCCACCTTCGTGGGGGTCTCCAGGCCCGGGTTCGAACTGTCGGACACCCATCTGTCCGAGATCCGGGCCGGGCGGGTCCACCTGCTGGAGATCCCCGCTCTGGCCATCTCGTCGACCGAGTGCCGTCGTCGCGCCGCCGAGGACGTCCCGGTCTGGTACCTCGTGCCGGACGGGGTCGTTCAGTACATCGCCAAACGCAACCTCTATCGGCCCGAGGGCTCCACTCGCCTAGACGGCACCCCCGCAGCGACGGCCCCGGTACCCCGGGTCACCGTCCCCACCGATTCCCACCCCGAGGAGAACCCCCAGTGACCGCAAGCCCCGAGGCACTTGAGATTGCCGCGATCGCGGCCCGCGCCGCCGACGAGAAGCTGGCGACCGACGTCGTCGTCATCGACGTCTCCGGACAACTCGTCATCACCGACTGTTTCGTTCTGGCCTCCGCCGATAACGAACGACAGGTGAATTCGGTCGTCGACGAGATCGAGGACAAGCTCCGCGAGGCCGGGCATAAGCCGCTGCGTCGCGAGGGCACCCGTGAGGGGCGGTGGGCGCTGCTCGACTACAACGAGGTGGTCGTGCATGTCCAGCACGTCGACGAGCGCGACTACTACTCGCTCGACCGCTTGTGGAAGGACTGCCCCGTCGTCGAGGTCGAGGGCGTCAAGACAGCGCTCCGGCCCGTTGACGGTGCCGGCCGTACCGACGACTCGCTCGCGCCGGAGGAGCCGCAGCGGGATCAGGAGCTCTGAACTCCTCGGTGACCCGACGTCTCATTCTCCTGCGTCACGGCCAGACGCATTACAACGCCTCGTTGCGGATGCAGGGACAGTTGGACACCGAGCTCAGTGAGCTGGGGGTCCGCCAGGCGCACGCCGTCGGCCGCGTGCTGGCGCCCCGTCGCCCGTGGACGATCCTGTCCTCGGATCTCCAGCGGGCGCACGAGACGGCGAGGGCGTTGGCCGCCGAGGTGGGATTGGAGGTTCGCTCCGACTCCAGACTGCGTGAGACCCACCTGGGGTCCTGGCAGGGAATGAGCCACTCCGAGGTCGACGAGAAATGGCCCGACGCCCGGGTCCACTGGCGCAGCAGTCCCCGGTGGTCACCGCCGGAGGGGGAGAGCCGCCTGGACGTCGCGCGGCGGACCCGCGAGGTAGTGGACGAACTGGTCGAATCGTCCCCCGACTGGAGCGAGCACCCTGCTGTGATCGTCGCCCACGGCGGTGCGATCGCGGCCCTCACCGCGGCGCTGCTCGAGCTGCCGGTGGAGCAGTACCCGGTCTTTAACGGGCTGGGCAACACCTGCTGGGTGCAACTGTCGGCCCACGTACGTGCGGGTGACCCTCCCGAGCTGGCTCCGGAATCCGGGGTCGGCCCTACCACGGAGGCTGCCCGCGGCGTTCTCTGGCGGCTGGACCAGTGGAACGCCGGTATCACCCCGCCGGTCGACGCGACATGACGA encodes:
- a CDS encoding serine hydrolase, with amino-acid sequence MTGGEQDIVGQVERAVDRLAHRRVGVVMAAGPPGRVHTASRGDTGRDETPDARTLFEIGSITKVFTALLLADGVVRGQWRLDTPVRDLLPAGTDLPGRGGDPITLQQLATHTSGLPRSPGRLGLRENLAYLRTGADPYADLTERVVLSGLRDVRPRRRPGQGTPKYSNLGFGLLGIAMTSATGADFGELARDRICGPLGMPDTVTEDLMTDDQRRRTALGHRSRRRGAEPWPLRGIPGAGALRSTASDMARFLAAHLDPSTTALEDAVRLTQATPPSGPGRMGLGWHRAGEGTLWHNGGTGGFRAIAVVDQLGGSLAVTLVNQTRGADLPTFRLIRGISS
- a CDS encoding VWA domain-containing protein, encoding MTKGTPGGMSGHLVDFVDALRRKGIPVGPSETVDAAAAMVHVDLLDRAALREALASTILHKATHRGVFDQLFDLWFPSAVGAHAPGDAVTLEVEIPTDDDGKVDPEALNELIASLLLEDTEESRAKARALAELLVEQLGSYDSVNGPRYSAYQALSPLDTNTIMQRILDGLLGADPFDPDGAKRHAEKTAAANSAADMVRGFLREVADETRRRTAETVGRDRVAQYAVGPAAEQVDFLRANDQDLQALRRKVGPLARQLGSRLAARRRRHRHGAIDMRKTMRRSMSTGGVPVELVLRKPRPARPELVVLCDVSGSVAGFSHFTLQLVHSLREQFSRVRVFAFVDTTDEVTSFFETGSDLGSAMGRMVREAEIVTYDGHSDYGHALRGFADKFAHTLTRTGSLLILGDGRNNYRDPSVEALEFVSERVGHTHWLNPEPKRQWGTGDSAAKLYSQYVPMHECRNIEQLTNVVASLLPV
- a CDS encoding MoxR family ATPase, whose product is MDRARTAQRPAFESIDHVIDALGGQGYLADRSTATVVYLADRLGKPLLIEGPAGVGKTELAKAVASATEAELIRLQCYEGVDEARALYEWNHAKQILRIQAGQGEGWDSTRDDVFSEEFLLSRPLLTAIRRSEPTVLLVDEVDKADIEIEGLLLEVLSDFAVTIPELGTIEATRRPFVVLTSNAARELSEALKRRCLYLHLDFPTPELERKILASRVPELDDRLAEQLVRVVGVLRAMALKKVPSVSETIDWGRTLVALGLDTIDDEVVLQTLGVVLKHQSDQLRAAAELRLN
- a CDS encoding histidine phosphatase family protein, which codes for MTRRLILLRHGQTHYNASLRMQGQLDTELSELGVRQAHAVGRVLAPRRPWTILSSDLQRAHETARALAAEVGLEVRSDSRLRETHLGSWQGMSHSEVDEKWPDARVHWRSSPRWSPPEGESRLDVARRTREVVDELVESSPDWSEHPAVIVAHGGAIAALTAALLELPVEQYPVFNGLGNTCWVQLSAHVRAGDPPELAPESGVGPTTEAARGVLWRLDQWNAGITPPVDAT
- the nadD gene encoding nicotinate-nucleotide adenylyltransferase, which gives rise to MTTTGSPDGARRRIGVMGGTFDPIHHGHLVAASEVAHRFGLDDVVFVPTGQPWQKRGREVSPAEDRYLMTVIATASNPRFSVSRVDIDRGGPTYTLDTLKDLLSQHPDTDLYFITGADALEKIVTWRGWEEMFEVATFVGVSRPGFELSDTHLSEIRAGRVHLLEIPALAISSTECRRRAAEDVPVWYLVPDGVVQYIAKRNLYRPEGSTRLDGTPAATAPVPRVTVPTDSHPEENPQ
- a CDS encoding class I SAM-dependent methyltransferase — translated: MAQTWKQIVEADPEHSRRYARRWDDMVAEGVDIDGEARLADAMAPRRARILDVGCGQGRMGAYLHERGHRVTGVDLDPYLIERARESCPGATWEVADLADEDWARGPYDLAVSAGNVLAFVDPSDRHAVLTNLAARLATADEGTDGRAGRLVVGFGLDRGWTREEFDRDAERAGLRVQQRWSTWDLLPFGDDSGFMIAVLVV
- the rsfS gene encoding ribosome silencing factor, which gives rise to MTASPEALEIAAIAARAADEKLATDVVVIDVSGQLVITDCFVLASADNERQVNSVVDEIEDKLREAGHKPLRREGTREGRWALLDYNEVVVHVQHVDERDYYSLDRLWKDCPVVEVEGVKTALRPVDGAGRTDDSLAPEEPQRDQEL
- a CDS encoding glutamate-5-semialdehyde dehydrogenase, whose protein sequence is MTMSHLDAPDLIGQTDADRPVADPTRDAVHDAARRAQAASRELALLTADRKNALLLAAADALEAAEATILEANARDIAEQAEAGMSEAMLDRLRLNADRIEGIAGGLRQVAGLADPIGTVTRGTTRPNGLQLRQVRVPLGVIGMIYEGRPNVTVDAFGLAFKSGNAALLRGSRSARNSNEALVEVVRGVLAEHGLPVDAAQLLPSEDRSSVTHLIQARGLVDVVIPRGGAGLIQTVVENAKVPAIETGTGNCHLYIHGDADLDEAISLLLNGKTRRCSVCNATETVLLDAALGDAAVDRVVGALKSAGVTVHGDREGLVPADDVDWGEEYLSLDIALKVVDGVDEAIDHIARWSSGHTEAISTRSIDVADQFCARVDAAAVMVNASTAWTDGEMFGFGAEIGISTQKLHARGPMGLEELTSTKWIAHGKGHVRP